The Afipia massiliensis genome has a segment encoding these proteins:
- a CDS encoding ABC transporter substrate-binding protein gives MKLTRRTFSKLAGAGAAVAAAPQLFAPAIAQDKPLKIGIIAPRSGVAGTAGECGIRAVQWAAERMNKDGGIAGRKFELVIEEETNPKDTIERFRRLVLQEKVESVHGLISTGVSLGVAPVAEEEQSLLVMWDGTTQDGVKEVMPKSRYVFRSTDNECEAVMASLLAVKHFKGKFKRVAGINPDYSYGRNNWEAFRQILARYGVEAEFVAEQWPKVGTLDLTSHIAALKAAKPDLIFSSMLFADLPVFMKQGAAAGLFDGVKVVLPAAGWQLNQLKKEFMPEGVIFGHNTLYFDHPQASPLQKAFVQDYMDKYKEAPHWEADRAYFALASYKAGVEAAQKAAKKWPTPDMVAEAMPGIEVESLGGKGRFRKDKIAEQVFYQGPSTNKNKYDFPTLASIDTFQADQLQKPPGADFWEWIKTAKLPV, from the coding sequence ATGAAGCTCACCCGCCGCACGTTTTCCAAGCTCGCCGGTGCAGGCGCTGCCGTTGCTGCTGCGCCGCAATTGTTTGCCCCGGCCATTGCCCAAGACAAGCCGCTCAAGATCGGCATCATTGCACCGCGATCCGGCGTCGCCGGTACTGCCGGCGAATGCGGCATCCGTGCCGTGCAGTGGGCTGCGGAGCGCATGAACAAGGACGGCGGCATCGCCGGCCGAAAGTTCGAACTGGTCATTGAAGAAGAAACGAATCCCAAGGACACCATCGAGCGGTTCCGGCGCCTGGTGCTGCAGGAGAAGGTCGAGAGTGTTCATGGCCTGATCTCGACCGGCGTCAGTCTCGGTGTTGCCCCCGTGGCCGAGGAAGAGCAGTCGCTCCTCGTCATGTGGGACGGCACCACGCAGGACGGCGTGAAGGAAGTGATGCCGAAATCGCGTTACGTCTTCCGCTCGACCGATAATGAGTGTGAGGCCGTTATGGCGTCGCTGCTGGCCGTGAAACACTTCAAGGGCAAGTTCAAGCGCGTCGCCGGTATCAATCCGGACTACTCCTACGGCCGCAACAATTGGGAAGCCTTCAGGCAAATCCTTGCGCGCTACGGCGTGGAGGCGGAGTTCGTTGCCGAGCAATGGCCGAAGGTCGGCACACTCGATCTGACGTCGCATATCGCTGCGCTGAAGGCGGCCAAGCCGGATTTGATTTTCTCCTCAATGCTGTTTGCCGACTTGCCGGTATTCATGAAGCAGGGCGCGGCCGCTGGTCTGTTTGATGGCGTGAAGGTCGTGCTGCCTGCGGCGGGTTGGCAGCTCAATCAGCTCAAGAAGGAGTTCATGCCGGAAGGCGTGATCTTCGGACACAACACGCTTTACTTCGATCATCCGCAAGCGTCGCCGCTGCAGAAGGCGTTCGTTCAGGATTATATGGACAAGTATAAAGAGGCGCCCCACTGGGAAGCGGACCGCGCCTATTTCGCGCTCGCAAGCTACAAGGCCGGTGTCGAGGCCGCACAAAAGGCGGCCAAAAAATGGCCGACGCCAGACATGGTTGCCGAAGCGATGCCCGGCATCGAAGTCGAAAGCCTCGGCGGCAAGGGCCGGTTCCGCAAGGACAAGATCGCGGAGCAGGTGTTCTATCAGGGGCCATCGACCAATAAGAACAAGTACGATTTCCCGACGCTGGCTTCGATCGACACATTCCAGGCGGATCAGTTGCAGAAACCGCCCGGTGCGGATTTCTGGGAATGGATCAAGACCGCCAAACTGCCGGTTTAA
- a CDS encoding branched-chain amino acid ABC transporter permease, whose amino-acid sequence MTSLVDIVLGGIFHAAILFLVAAGLQLVFGVQQIVNLACGSFYALGAYFGITAVAVAMKLGLPPMMFFPVLILAGLAIGLVGLPIERVLRTVYRRDESYQLLLTFGLLLMFQDVFRFTWGATPRTMDNAYMAYGTAHVLGVQVPTYNLLVIAASIGIAVALGLFLQRTKTGRIVRATAENRDMAEGLGVNASKIFALVFTVGCMLGTVGGALVVPSSAASLDMAVELVVEAFAVVVIGGLGSMRGALVGALIVGLMRAASISIMPEMELLSVYLVVVAALILRPAGLFGKVTT is encoded by the coding sequence ATGACATCGCTCGTCGATATCGTCCTCGGCGGGATATTCCACGCCGCCATCTTGTTCCTGGTGGCGGCTGGGCTTCAGCTCGTGTTCGGCGTGCAGCAGATCGTCAATCTCGCGTGCGGCTCCTTCTATGCCTTGGGAGCGTATTTCGGGATTACGGCGGTCGCTGTCGCCATGAAGCTCGGACTCCCGCCGATGATGTTCTTTCCGGTCCTGATTCTGGCAGGCCTTGCCATCGGCCTTGTCGGGCTGCCGATCGAACGCGTGCTGCGGACGGTCTATCGCCGGGATGAGAGCTATCAGCTGCTGCTCACCTTCGGCCTGCTGCTGATGTTCCAGGACGTCTTCCGCTTCACATGGGGCGCGACCCCGCGCACTATGGACAACGCCTACATGGCCTACGGCACGGCGCATGTGTTGGGTGTGCAGGTGCCGACCTACAATTTGCTGGTGATCGCGGCGAGCATCGGCATTGCGGTTGCGCTCGGGTTGTTTCTCCAGCGCACGAAGACCGGACGTATCGTGCGGGCGACGGCTGAGAATCGCGACATGGCGGAAGGCCTCGGCGTCAACGCGTCGAAAATTTTTGCACTCGTGTTCACGGTCGGCTGCATGCTGGGCACGGTGGGTGGCGCGCTGGTGGTGCCGTCGAGTGCGGCCTCGCTCGACATGGCGGTCGAGCTGGTGGTGGAAGCCTTCGCTGTCGTTGTGATCGGTGGTCTAGGTAGCATGCGCGGCGCGCTTGTCGGTGCGCTGATTGTTGGATTGATGCGTGCTGCATCGATTTCGATCATGCCGGAAATGGAGCTGTTGTCCGTTTATCTGGTTGTCGTCGCAGCGCTCATTCTTAGGCCCGCAGGGCTGTTCGGCAAGGTGACGACATGA
- a CDS encoding Glu/Leu/Phe/Val family dehydrogenase → MTVYSGPVFDMAANQFGVIADYLAIPADERDRLLLPKRAVVVSCPIHRDDGSTAVFEGYRVQHHLTLGPTKGGTRFAASVDLGEVAALAIWMSWKCALVGLPYGGAKGGIGVDPSSLSAHELESLSRRYMQEMIPFVGPHIDVMAPDMGTNEQVMAWFMDTYSMYQGRTVTEIVTGKPVSAGGTLGRREATGRGVAHLAKRVMTERSIGLNTATAVVQGFGNVGSIAAAELQAMGVTIVAVSDHTCALHRPAGLDVADLMRHAAKHGSLLGYSEELKCDPVAMLTLPCDVLVPAATERVIDANIAGKLQCRILAEGANGPTTPDADLVLEKRQDEIFLIPDILCNAGGVVVSYFEWVQDLQQLFWEEEEVTRREYQILNRAFDQMASRVKRDNIFNRTAAMAIGVERVRAAKITRGLFP, encoded by the coding sequence ATGACTGTTTACAGCGGCCCGGTTTTCGATATGGCGGCCAACCAGTTCGGCGTCATTGCGGATTATCTTGCGATTCCTGCAGATGAGCGCGACAGGCTGCTGTTGCCGAAACGCGCGGTGGTCGTTTCCTGTCCCATCCATCGTGACGATGGATCGACGGCGGTCTTCGAAGGCTACCGCGTTCAGCACCATCTGACGCTCGGTCCCACCAAGGGAGGGACACGCTTCGCTGCAAGCGTCGATCTCGGCGAAGTGGCCGCGCTTGCGATCTGGATGAGCTGGAAGTGCGCGCTCGTCGGGTTGCCCTATGGCGGCGCCAAGGGTGGCATCGGCGTCGATCCTTCAAGCCTGTCTGCACACGAACTGGAATCGCTGTCGCGTCGTTACATGCAGGAAATGATTCCATTTGTCGGTCCGCATATCGACGTGATGGCGCCGGACATGGGGACCAACGAGCAGGTGATGGCGTGGTTCATGGATACATATTCGATGTATCAGGGCCGCACCGTCACGGAAATCGTGACGGGAAAGCCGGTCAGCGCAGGCGGAACGCTGGGCCGACGGGAGGCGACGGGGCGCGGCGTCGCTCACCTTGCCAAACGTGTGATGACCGAGCGTTCAATCGGTCTGAACACAGCGACGGCCGTAGTTCAGGGTTTCGGAAACGTCGGGTCGATCGCTGCGGCGGAACTGCAGGCGATGGGCGTGACAATTGTTGCAGTCAGCGATCACACCTGTGCGCTGCATCGTCCGGCGGGGCTGGATGTGGCCGACCTGATGAGGCACGCCGCAAAGCACGGTAGTCTTCTTGGCTATTCGGAAGAGCTGAAGTGCGATCCGGTCGCTATGCTGACGTTACCTTGCGATGTTCTGGTGCCGGCTGCCACCGAACGTGTCATCGACGCGAATATTGCCGGAAAATTGCAATGCAGGATTCTCGCCGAGGGAGCGAATGGTCCCACAACACCGGATGCAGACCTCGTACTGGAGAAGCGCCAGGACGAGATTTTCCTGATTCCGGACATTTTATGCAACGCCGGTGGCGTCGTGGTCAGCTACTTCGAATGGGTGCAGGATCTGCAACAACTGTTCTGGGAAGAGGAAGAGGTGACGCGACGCGAGTATCAGATTCTCAATCGCGCGTTCGATCAAATGGCCTCGCGGGTGAAACGCGACAACATCTTCAATCGAACCGCGGCCATGGCGATTGGTGTTGAACGCGTGCGCGCCGCAAAAATCACACGCGGATTGTTCCCCTGA
- a CDS encoding sterol desaturase family protein: MELTSSPMTDRQRKYRATYRDRIAGWYNGWLHAFVIYVIGFTALSVYVANISNVRWWEFLIVPVTFLAANFFEWWIHRFVMHRPSQIKAFRAIYNRHTLMHHQFFTEEEMRFADHNDWRVTFFPPYALVTFTLMSIPPALVLGWLVSPNVGWLLICTTTSMYLIYEFMHFCCHVDENWFVRNMPFVNTIRRHHAAHHNQSIMMERNMNLTFPVMDWLFGTSDLDRGLIGHIFNGYDTRYIRKNMRKTSRTPKPEAAGQGTGFATPAE; encoded by the coding sequence ATGGAACTCACATCCAGCCCGATGACTGACCGGCAGCGGAAATACCGGGCGACCTACAGGGACCGAATCGCGGGCTGGTACAACGGCTGGCTGCACGCCTTCGTCATCTACGTGATCGGGTTCACCGCCCTCTCGGTCTATGTCGCCAACATCAGCAACGTCCGCTGGTGGGAATTTCTGATCGTGCCGGTGACTTTCCTGGCGGCAAACTTCTTCGAGTGGTGGATTCACCGCTTCGTCATGCATCGCCCGTCGCAGATCAAGGCGTTTCGCGCGATCTACAATCGGCACACGCTGATGCATCACCAGTTTTTCACCGAGGAAGAAATGCGCTTCGCCGATCACAACGACTGGCGCGTCACATTCTTCCCTCCCTATGCTCTTGTCACGTTTACGTTGATGTCGATCCCGCCCGCGCTGGTGCTGGGCTGGCTCGTTTCACCAAATGTCGGCTGGCTGCTGATCTGCACCACGACATCGATGTATCTCATCTATGAATTCATGCACTTCTGCTGCCACGTCGACGAGAACTGGTTTGTGCGCAACATGCCCTTCGTCAATACGATCCGGCGTCATCATGCGGCCCATCACAACCAGTCGATCATGATGGAGCGGAACATGAATCTGACCTTCCCCGTCATGGACTGGCTGTTCGGCACCTCGGATCTCGATCGCGGCCTGATCGGCCATATCTTCAATGGCTACGACACCCGCTACATCCGGAAGAACATGCGAAAGACCTCACGGACGCCGAAGCCGGAAGCCGCCGGTCAGGGCACCGGATTCGCTACGCCTGCCGAATAG
- the gabD gene encoding NADP-dependent succinate-semialdehyde dehydrogenase, whose translation MLDKVSKLTLKDTSLLRDGCFIGGEWVAADSGGTIKVDNPANGELVGSVPNMGAGETKRAIEQANAALPAWRARTAKERSAVLRKWFDLMMANQEDLAMIMTAEQGKPLAESRGEIAYAASFIEWFAEEGKRIYGDTIPPFTADRRIVVLKQPIGVCAAITPWNFPAAMITRKAAPALAAGCTMVVKPASQTPLSALALAVLAERAGVPKGVFSVVTGSASAIGGEMTSNPIVRKVTFTGSTEIGKKLMEQSASTVKRTSMELGGNAPFIVFDDADIDAAVKGAMASKYRNAGQTCVCVNRIFVQDKIYDAFVEKLSQAVRGLKVGDGFGEGVTIGPLINMAAVEKVEEHISDATAKGAKIAIGGKRHALGRTFYEPTVLTGTTPDMLIFREETFGPVAPVFRFKTEEEAIRLANDTEFGLAAYFYGRDIGRVWRVAEALEYGMVGINEGIISTEIAPFGGVKESGNGREGSKYGIEDYLEIKYLCMGGI comes from the coding sequence ATGCTGGACAAGGTCTCAAAACTCACCCTGAAAGACACTTCGCTGTTGCGAGACGGCTGCTTCATTGGCGGCGAATGGGTCGCGGCCGATAGCGGCGGCACGATCAAGGTCGACAATCCTGCGAACGGTGAACTGGTCGGTTCAGTGCCCAACATGGGCGCGGGCGAGACGAAGCGCGCCATCGAACAGGCGAATGCCGCGCTCCCGGCCTGGCGCGCCAGGACGGCGAAGGAGCGCTCCGCCGTTTTACGCAAATGGTTCGACCTGATGATGGCCAATCAGGAAGATCTCGCCATGATCATGACGGCGGAGCAGGGCAAGCCTCTGGCAGAGAGCCGCGGTGAAATCGCCTATGCTGCGAGCTTCATCGAGTGGTTCGCCGAGGAAGGCAAGCGCATCTACGGCGACACGATTCCCCCGTTTACGGCCGATCGCCGCATCGTGGTGCTGAAGCAGCCGATCGGGGTCTGCGCTGCGATCACGCCGTGGAATTTTCCGGCGGCGATGATCACCCGCAAAGCTGCCCCGGCACTGGCCGCAGGCTGCACGATGGTGGTGAAGCCGGCCAGCCAGACGCCGCTGTCGGCGCTGGCTCTTGCTGTATTGGCCGAACGCGCGGGCGTGCCGAAGGGCGTGTTCTCCGTGGTGACCGGATCGGCCTCCGCCATCGGCGGCGAGATGACGTCGAATCCGATCGTGCGCAAGGTGACCTTCACCGGCTCGACCGAGATCGGCAAGAAGCTGATGGAGCAAAGCGCCTCCACCGTGAAGCGCACCTCGATGGAGCTTGGCGGCAATGCGCCGTTCATTGTGTTCGACGATGCCGATATCGACGCGGCGGTGAAAGGTGCGATGGCATCGAAGTACCGCAACGCCGGGCAGACCTGTGTGTGCGTCAATCGCATCTTCGTGCAGGACAAGATCTACGACGCCTTTGTCGAGAAGCTGTCGCAGGCGGTGCGTGGCCTGAAGGTCGGCGACGGTTTCGGCGAGGGCGTCACCATCGGCCCGCTGATCAACATGGCTGCCGTCGAGAAGGTCGAGGAGCACATCTCCGATGCGACGGCCAAGGGCGCCAAGATTGCTATTGGCGGCAAGCGCCACGCGCTGGGCCGCACGTTCTACGAGCCGACGGTCCTGACCGGCACGACCCCGGATATGCTGATCTTTCGCGAGGAAACATTCGGTCCGGTGGCGCCGGTGTTCCGGTTCAAGACCGAAGAGGAGGCGATCCGCCTTGCCAACGACACCGAATTCGGCCTTGCCGCGTATTTCTATGGCCGCGACATCGGGCGGGTGTGGCGTGTCGCCGAAGCGCTTGAATACGGCATGGTCGGGATCAACGAGGGCATCATCTCCACCGAGATCGCGCCGTTCGGCGGCGTCAAGGAAAGCGGCAACGGCCGCGAAGGCTCCAAGTACGGCATCGAGGATTATCTCGAGATCAAGTACCTCTGCATGGGCGGGATCTAG
- a CDS encoding cysteine rich repeat-containing protein, whose product MTRTILIVALLGLSGAAYAQDLTAEQRSACMGDYEKFCKGVAPGGGRVIACLSKSSDKLTPDCKRVLTAAEKK is encoded by the coding sequence ATGACGCGCACGATCTTGATTGTTGCTCTTCTTGGGTTGTCAGGTGCTGCGTATGCGCAGGATCTAACGGCTGAACAGCGCAGCGCATGCATGGGGGATTATGAGAAGTTCTGCAAAGGCGTCGCGCCAGGAGGAGGGCGGGTCATCGCTTGTCTGTCCAAGTCCAGCGACAAGCTGACCCCTGATTGCAAGAGGGTGTTGACCGCCGCGGAGAAAAAGTAG
- a CDS encoding ABC transporter ATP-binding protein gives MRQDSGNPAVSERLFETIGVSKHYGAYRALQDVSFHVDDGEFVSIVGPNGAGKTTLVNVVTGLLRPTMGEVRFLGQDIAGVGPVELARRGMSRAFQLVNIFPALTVRETLAVAVASRLQRISNPFRSLSKDRELQADVVRVAEVLGLRGKLDTVASTLSQGEKKLLDIASAFALNPKVILLDEPTSGVSTADKHAIMEVLVTAAKAAGVRAIVQVEHDMDLVARYSHRIVALQEGKVLADMPPDQFFADPAMISAVVGTRPPTLKRAS, from the coding sequence ATGCGCCAGGATAGCGGAAACCCGGCCGTCAGTGAGCGGTTGTTCGAAACGATCGGCGTCTCCAAGCATTACGGGGCATACCGCGCGCTGCAGGACGTATCGTTTCACGTCGATGATGGCGAATTCGTTTCGATCGTCGGACCAAACGGCGCCGGCAAAACCACGCTCGTCAATGTTGTAACGGGTCTTTTGCGGCCGACCATGGGTGAGGTCCGCTTTCTCGGTCAGGACATTGCGGGTGTCGGACCCGTCGAATTGGCCCGGCGTGGCATGTCGCGTGCTTTCCAGCTTGTGAATATATTTCCGGCGTTGACAGTGCGCGAAACCCTGGCGGTTGCCGTTGCTTCGCGATTGCAGCGAATTTCAAATCCATTTCGCTCGCTGTCGAAGGATCGCGAGCTTCAGGCGGACGTGGTGCGTGTCGCAGAGGTTCTCGGCCTCCGCGGCAAGCTGGACACCGTGGCCTCGACGTTGTCGCAGGGCGAGAAGAAGCTGCTGGATATTGCCAGCGCTTTCGCACTCAACCCCAAGGTCATTCTGCTCGACGAGCCGACCAGCGGCGTCTCTACCGCGGACAAGCATGCCATCATGGAGGTTCTCGTGACCGCGGCCAAGGCAGCGGGGGTCCGCGCTATTGTTCAGGTCGAACACGATATGGATCTCGTTGCGCGTTATTCGCACCGGATTGTCGCTCTGCAGGAGGGCAAGGTTCTGGCCGATATGCCGCCCGATCAATTCTTTGCCGATCCAGCAATGATCTCGGCGGTGGTGGGAACGCGTCCGCCGACCTTGAAGAGGGCGTCCTGA
- a CDS encoding efflux RND transporter periplasmic adaptor subunit — protein MKPACPTSFTALFASVDRRAHRASRALLAISAFIALTACEQNSFVAPPPAKVDVGLPVQRTVTRYLTATGNTAPVNNVDLVARVQGFLQSISYQDGAFVKQGTTLFTIEPETYKLKLEQAQAAEAGAQASLKQAEADFKRQSDLVTRQIVSQATLEQSTSSRDNAQANLQQAQVNTKIAEVNYSYTNVAAPFDGIVSARLVSIGELVGASSPTQLATIVQLNPIYVNFNVNEQDVLRIRAFAAQKGLTPKDLKETPIEVGLQTESGYPHKGKLDYAAPTINQATGTLAVRGILSNTDRVLLPGYYVRVRVPLDQQKDALLVPDVALGSDQAGRYVLVVNSENVVEQRKVQTGPLEGDLRVIESGLKPDERVVIAGLLRAIPGQKVDPQLQKIEQPRASAN, from the coding sequence ATGAAGCCTGCGTGTCCAACCTCGTTCACCGCGCTCTTCGCTTCTGTTGATCGCAGAGCACACAGGGCCTCCCGTGCCCTTCTGGCCATATCCGCATTCATCGCGCTAACTGCCTGCGAACAAAATAGTTTTGTGGCCCCGCCGCCCGCCAAGGTCGATGTCGGGCTGCCTGTGCAGCGCACCGTCACCCGCTACCTGACGGCCACCGGCAACACCGCCCCGGTCAACAACGTCGATCTTGTCGCCCGGGTGCAAGGTTTTCTCCAGTCGATCTCCTACCAGGACGGCGCCTTCGTGAAGCAAGGCACGACGCTGTTCACGATCGAGCCAGAGACTTACAAGCTGAAGCTTGAGCAGGCACAGGCCGCCGAGGCCGGTGCGCAGGCTTCGTTGAAGCAGGCGGAGGCCGACTTCAAGCGCCAATCGGATCTCGTTACGCGGCAGATTGTGTCGCAGGCAACTCTCGAACAATCCACGTCCTCACGGGACAATGCGCAAGCCAATCTGCAGCAGGCTCAGGTCAATACCAAGATCGCGGAGGTCAACTACAGCTACACCAACGTAGCCGCCCCGTTCGATGGAATCGTCAGCGCGCGTCTCGTCTCAATCGGTGAACTCGTCGGCGCGTCCTCGCCAACCCAGCTTGCAACCATCGTTCAGCTCAATCCGATTTACGTAAACTTCAACGTCAATGAGCAGGATGTTTTACGGATACGCGCGTTCGCCGCACAGAAGGGTCTCACGCCGAAAGACCTGAAGGAGACTCCGATCGAGGTTGGACTTCAGACCGAAAGCGGCTATCCGCACAAGGGAAAGCTTGACTACGCCGCGCCGACGATCAATCAGGCGACCGGAACCCTTGCGGTACGAGGTATCCTGTCGAACACCGACCGTGTTTTACTGCCGGGATATTACGTGCGCGTGCGCGTTCCCCTTGACCAGCAGAAAGACGCCCTGCTCGTTCCTGATGTCGCATTGGGCAGCGATCAGGCCGGACGATATGTCCTTGTGGTCAACAGCGAGAATGTCGTCGAGCAGCGCAAGGTGCAGACCGGGCCCCTCGAAGGCGATCTGCGAGTGATTGAGAGCGGCCTGAAGCCCGATGAACGTGTCGTGATCGCCGGCTTGCTGCGCGCCATCCCCGGCCAGAAGGTCGATCCTCAACTGCAAAAAATCGAGCAACCTCGCGCGTCAGCGAACTAG
- a CDS encoding branched-chain amino acid ABC transporter permease, which yields MSEQSLDISLTAPRRRSLPHIKGLWIFIGLTALMGLLPLVASPYALLLLVPFFAYAIALFGFNLLFGTTGLLSFGHALFLGVGAYTASTLTSKFGVLSFELIVLTSAVVSAAVALVIGMLCVRYTRIFFGMLTLAFGMLFHSFLFKFYSVTGGDQGMRVLRPLLFGMEWGGGKTAFLTGPFYYYVLVLLAVLGAIMWRITQSPFGLHLKAIRENAGKAAYVGVQIFRMRLAAFVISAIYGGIGGTILAITTGLADPELAYWTHSGNLVFMAVLGGSGTFVGPAVGALAFVLLQDFVMAITQYWRFVMGGVLVLLVIFLPQGLSGAVEMLASRKTGER from the coding sequence ATGAGTGAACAATCTCTCGATATCTCGCTGACCGCGCCGAGGCGGCGCTCATTGCCGCACATCAAGGGGCTGTGGATCTTCATTGGCTTGACTGCGCTGATGGGTCTATTGCCGCTGGTGGCGTCACCTTATGCGCTTCTGTTGCTGGTGCCGTTCTTTGCCTATGCCATCGCATTGTTCGGTTTCAACCTGCTGTTTGGCACGACAGGGCTGCTATCGTTCGGCCATGCTCTTTTTCTTGGCGTCGGAGCCTACACCGCCTCGACATTGACATCCAAATTCGGGGTGCTGAGTTTTGAGTTGATTGTCCTGACCAGCGCGGTTGTTTCGGCGGCGGTTGCGCTTGTCATCGGCATGCTCTGCGTGCGTTACACTCGAATCTTCTTTGGTATGCTGACGCTTGCATTCGGCATGCTGTTTCATTCCTTCCTGTTCAAATTCTACAGCGTTACCGGCGGTGATCAGGGGATGCGTGTGCTGCGCCCGCTGCTGTTCGGCATGGAATGGGGCGGCGGAAAGACGGCGTTTCTCACCGGGCCATTTTATTACTATGTGCTCGTGCTGCTCGCGGTGCTGGGAGCGATCATGTGGCGCATTACCCAATCGCCGTTCGGGTTGCATCTGAAGGCTATCCGCGAGAACGCGGGCAAGGCCGCTTACGTCGGTGTGCAGATTTTCCGCATGCGCCTTGCGGCTTTCGTGATCTCTGCGATTTATGGGGGTATCGGCGGGACCATTCTCGCGATTACGACCGGTCTCGCCGATCCAGAACTGGCTTACTGGACCCATTCCGGCAATCTGGTTTTCATGGCGGTTCTCGGCGGAAGCGGGACCTTTGTCGGTCCGGCAGTCGGGGCGCTGGCATTTGTGCTGCTGCAGGATTTTGTGATGGCCATCACCCAGTATTGGCGCTTCGTGATGGGCGGCGTGCTGGTGCTGCTCGTGATTTTCCTACCGCAAGGTCTGTCGGGTGCTGTCGAGATGCTCGCGTCCCGCAAGACAGGAGAGAGGTGA